ACATTACTTGTCTCCCCTGAATATAAAATGGAAAGGGCACAGAATACCATAGACAAGAAAAAACAAACGATGCGCCACAAATGTCTAATTTGTCTCACAAATGTACTAATAGCGATTGTAAAGCACACATTTACACTGCAAAAATATGCTGTCGATTAACAAAGGTGGAGTAAAGTAACCCATGGTAATGGTGataagggatgtgtgtgtgtgtgtgtgtgtgtgttagttaccAGTGTCCAGAGGACGTAGATGGTGAAGAGAGCAATGGTGAGGGCGATGAGGCCCACAGCCTCCAGCCGGCTGTTGAGGGTCAGGTGGTCCTGGGCTCCCCTCAGACACAGCCAGCCAGAGATGGCCGCCAGTGGCGTGATGAGCATGAAGCAGGCCATGTCACACAGCAGCGTGCGCTTCTCACTGCGAGGGCCTGGGTCCCGCAACCACTGGGAGGATGCAAGGAAAGGTTCATTATTAATATGCTAATTATTCTGTCATTACTATGGTGATCGAGGACTTAAACAGAATTACCCATCCAcctgtcactcactcacacacactgccatTTTACCTGTGTGAGGGGCTGGGGTCGCCGTTCGACGGTGAACTCGGTGTGGCAGAGCTCACAGTAGCTGGTGTTGGAGGAGGACAGCCACTTCTCCAGGCAGCTCTTGTGCACCTTACCCAGTGTCCCCGTGCAGCTGCAAGGGGAGAGCAGCATTTCACCACCGGCCCCCTCGTGGCAGATCCGACACATGCCTTCATTACTAGACAAATAGAGGAAGAAGTTGTGCCTGGTGACCACTCGTTTCATAACAAATGACACATTAAATGCACTATaaacaaaatacattattttcatcAATATACAACATTTATTTATCAGATATGCTGAATCTGAGAATGACACAGTATGTTGCCCTCTCCTAAAAGCTTTGAGATCTATTTGTCCATTGTTTATCTCCATTCAAGGAATTGTTTATTTATCAGATCGAAGCCAAGGGTCACATTCCCAGTCATCCATATTTACAAATAAAGATAAGAACCCTCTTGAAGAACCTCCTTACCTCTGTGAGCCCATTGCCTTGACAACAGTGGAGAGTGGGCGGCCATCTTTGGCCGTAACCTTAGCGACGTACTGGGCCTGGCCGGCATCTGGCTCCTCTACCTCCTTGGGCAGGTCGGCAGTGCTGTCTGAGTAGTCACACAGGGAGCCAGGCAGGTGGCAGCAGCCTGGTGTAGTCATGGCGCTCTGGTGTTGGTGACACGCCTCTCCTCCCACTGCTGTGGGCAACTGTTTGGACTGAGTGACAATGTTAGAATGTAACATTGTTACAAGTTACTTGTGATGGTTCATGACATGTGAGGTGATCagtccatagaaatataatccataTTCTATTGATCAGACTTTTATCATGACATAAACCTTTGGGAAAGGTTTTGCAGACAATGTCAAAACAGGATTTGACACAGGGAACTATGTAATAAAGAGGATTCGAATTAAAGGGGACATTCTTTATAGCCAGGCGCATACTTCATTTTGACAAGCTTATGTGGTGGTGGGTCATCAACATGTCATCAACATCAAAGATAAAACTGACTGTCAGCAACTATAGACAAAGTTCGGCTCCAGTGAATCAATAAATGACCAACAGACACAGCCAGACAGGATAAATGGTTGGCTGTCTAGTTACTGTAGCTAACTACGTTACTGTTAAGCATTCATGTTTTCACATCCTCTCTACGTTAACTAACTACGACATTTCCACCTGTTAACTAAGTTAACAAGCTAGCTAAATAAATCAATACAATGCAATGCAATGAAAAGCTATGTATGATGAACAGTTATCTAGATAGCGTTTCGAAACAAGGTATAACGTACCGTATAGTCGACACCAGCTCCCCCTGGCCTTAGCTAGCTATTTGGCTAGCTAGACACGAGAATGACATTGACATTTAGACAGAAAACGATGCTTTAGGAGGAATACAATATATGATGGCAAGTCGTGTATTTGCTCCATTGGCTGGATAATTTATTCGTTCGTAACCATCTCCCGTCTTCTTGCAGAAACGGTGTATTTTTCACGGATTTCTGACAGTTAGCTGACTTGCTCGCACCTCTCTCAGCTGTGCAGTGACTGTATCGTTATGGTCACGTGATCATCGTGTCTGGTGACGCATTACTATTACCGCGATACAAGGGTAGCATGATTATTCATAAGGTACCAATTATTCTACAAATTAGGCTCATATGTGAGCACCCTGAAGTGGCAGTAGCCACTGTCCTAAGACTATTGGCAAGAGAAAACAATGCAAGACAAGATGGTATACAAAAAgtgtattttttatatatatatatatatatatatatatatatatatatatatatatatatatatatatatatatatatattgccgcTAGGTGACACCACTATTGTCAAATATTTCATATCTCAGTTTTATATTTGGACATTGTAGGCATACTGCTACTTGTCTATGAGGTTCTTAGGTTGAGTTTCATATGTTGAAGCAGAAAAGgtttgatttatacttttacttttaatacttaagtatatttttgcaattacgttTACTTTTGATGCATAAGTATATtcacaaccaaatacttttagacttttattcaagtactattttactgggtgacttttacttttacctgAGTAACTTTCtgttaaggtatctatacttttactcaagtatgacaattgggttcttTTTCCACCAatgcatgctagtagatacccatagacttccagtattGGCTCGCGAAACTATCTCCAACTTCCTTTATTTTGGACACAGAGATATAAAgatgtatccacaagttcatctgactctggggatgtagataaagggcctcattgccagaattctaaagtatccctttaacataGAAACCTGCGGTCGAGGCTGCTGTTTTCTTTCACTTTAACTTGAATCATTTTCTATTAGGGTatcttaacttttactcaagtatgacaattgggtactttttccaccactgtctaCGTAAACACGGGTAACAACTCAGGGTAGAGTCTAGAGGAGCTGCACTACCAAGGGTTCCTGAGGGTGGATGAGGTGGAGGTCAAGGTGCCAGTAGACATTGACTGTGACTCCTTGACAGCGCTGGACCAGATAGCCTCCTTGAGGACTCTTCAGGAGGAGATGAACAGACTGCTGGACATGGACACTTTGGATTGTCTCTCGAGAACAATTCGCTTTGAAAGCAGACCAATTCCGGAGAGGAGTGGATGCGCAAAGACATATTGCAGTGGTGTACGCACCGCCACCCCGTACGCTTCAAAACCgtaagtatttttttatttttaccaatcCTGTGACAGCCTATGCTTTTGTCATTCTTACTTTAATTTTAAATGTGAAAGTTGAAAACAAGTCCTAGATTTATATAAGTTATCTGAATAAACCAAATGTTGTTGTCTAGTGGAGATCCCTTACATCTATTGACGCAACATGGGGCTGAACATGAGGTGGAGGTCAAGGTGCTAGAGATCGACTTCGCTTCATTCACCCTGAACTGGATTTCTTTCTCCAGTACTCTTCAGGCGAACGACAGAGTGCTGGACATGGACAAGGTGAATTGTCGCTccctgtttttacattttttatataattcggcaagtcagttaccctggccaaaccctaacgacgctgggccaattgtgcaccgcactAATGTCGAGAACAGTTCACCTTGAAACCAGCCCAATTCCCGTGAGGAATGGAAGCGCAAAGACGTATTGCAGTAGTGTACGGTCGCCAGTCAAGATTGTAAGCTAATTTTGTTTGACTACGTTATTCATTCCATTCTCATTCTTGAAAACAGGCCCTAAACAGATCTATGACAGTCACTTATCTGATAGTCAGAGTTTTGTTTCAAAACGCAATATCCACACACATGTTTTTATCGCctttgtgtgtgtaaaatattactatatTAATattctcagattttttttattagaTTTTAGCATTAAAACGTTTAGTTGCAAAGCGGTATATATCCAATGTTTAACAAATACATACACCATATAAGTGTAGCATACCCAGCTGAATGAATGGTCAACTCTCAAACTGATGGTTCACGAGTTTAATGCGGTACCATTTCCATAAACACAC
Above is a window of Salmo salar chromosome ssa03, Ssal_v3.1, whole genome shotgun sequence DNA encoding:
- the marh2 gene encoding E3 ubiquitin-protein ligase MARCH2 (The RefSeq protein has 1 substitution compared to this genomic sequence), whose protein sequence is MTTPGCCHLPGSLCDYSGSTADLPKEVEEPDAGQAQYVAKVTAKDGRPLSTVVKAMGSQSNEGMCRICHEGAGGEMLLSPCSCTGTLGKVHKSCLEKWLSSSNTSYCELCHTEFTVERRPQPLTQWLRDPGPRSEKRTLLCDMACFMLITPLAAISGWLCLRGAQDHLTLNSRLEAVGLIALTIALFTIYVLWTLVSFRYHCQLYSEWRRTNQKVRLLMPEIKGAHSTQHSVPTKSTKKMTDETIV